The Raoultibacter phocaeensis genome includes a window with the following:
- a CDS encoding response regulator transcription factor produces MKANSLINEQSERTRVVQRLYASIAAHPALLVALMLYWTWVNMAFQSPLFFPSVELDSGWLFPSWVGPVSLSAVTYLVLGMWFKRVNFLFGKRWYIGAVAGCMAAGALLCFVWINGYGASLDTPLACAFYGAGSLGVGLGTACLLLEWGRVFGYFGPQEVLFHGIVAMLASALIVCALAFLPTIIGQLLFVAIPVPLAIGFYRVMRRLPKKTLLEHGLEAELNVPYKFLVTALLHGLALGVLLGSAIEQGGSSEAVLINALSFVVAALLLFLSAIFVKMDFNHLIYQVGFGIMATGALLIAIVQPFPAIGESFQLVGFCFVHLVMWGLCSYLTKNFDLPATWVVAWPTCCLMLGQLVGGTATSVLVQQPDSAYWIQITAMIVCFVMLMAALFMMSNRNLTTGWGIARPASAVSTDRALESVARLLTVENNLTPRESEIIALLARGRNRKFISEELVVSEETIKSHVYSIYRKLGIHSQQELLDLVEVRAGTVREDPVKPVFESEVP; encoded by the coding sequence ATGAAAGCCAATTCCCTTATCAACGAGCAGTCGGAACGCACGCGCGTCGTGCAGCGGCTGTATGCGAGCATCGCGGCGCACCCCGCGCTGCTTGTTGCGCTCATGCTGTATTGGACGTGGGTGAACATGGCGTTTCAGAGCCCGCTGTTCTTTCCTTCGGTCGAGCTCGATTCAGGATGGCTGTTTCCTTCGTGGGTGGGGCCGGTCAGTCTGAGCGCTGTCACCTATCTGGTCCTCGGCATGTGGTTCAAGCGCGTCAACTTCTTGTTCGGAAAGCGCTGGTACATCGGGGCGGTTGCCGGGTGCATGGCGGCGGGCGCCCTGCTGTGCTTCGTGTGGATCAACGGGTACGGCGCATCGCTCGATACGCCTCTGGCCTGCGCGTTCTACGGAGCCGGATCGCTCGGTGTCGGGCTCGGAACGGCGTGTCTGCTTCTCGAATGGGGCAGGGTGTTCGGATACTTCGGACCTCAGGAGGTCCTGTTTCACGGGATTGTCGCCATGCTCGCATCGGCCCTCATCGTATGCGCGCTCGCGTTTCTCCCCACGATTATCGGGCAGCTTCTGTTCGTTGCCATACCCGTGCCGCTTGCCATCGGATTCTACCGGGTGATGCGACGCCTTCCTAAAAAGACACTGCTCGAGCACGGCCTCGAAGCCGAGCTCAACGTGCCCTACAAGTTTCTCGTAACGGCGCTTTTGCACGGACTCGCGCTCGGCGTTCTTCTCGGCAGCGCGATTGAACAAGGGGGAAGCTCAGAGGCAGTGCTAATCAATGCGCTTTCGTTCGTGGTTGCGGCGCTTCTACTGTTTTTGTCGGCCATCTTCGTCAAGATGGATTTCAACCATTTGATCTACCAGGTTGGATTCGGAATCATGGCAACAGGGGCTCTGCTCATCGCCATAGTGCAGCCTTTTCCGGCGATCGGGGAGTCGTTTCAACTCGTGGGTTTCTGCTTCGTGCACCTGGTGATGTGGGGCCTGTGCTCGTATCTTACGAAGAACTTCGATCTTCCGGCAACGTGGGTGGTCGCGTGGCCGACATGCTGCCTTATGCTCGGCCAGCTGGTCGGCGGAACGGCGACGAGCGTCCTCGTCCAGCAGCCGGATTCGGCGTACTGGATTCAGATTACAGCTATGATCGTCTGCTTCGTCATGCTCATGGCAGCGCTTTTCATGATGAGCAACCGGAACCTGACGACAGGGTGGGGGATCGCACGTCCCGCGAGCGCGGTCAGCACCGATCGCGCCCTCGAAAGCGTGGCACGGCTGCTGACTGTCGAAAACAATCTGACGCCGCGCGAATCGGAGATCATCGCTTTGCTTGCGCGTGGCAGGAACCGCAAGTTCATCAGCGAAGAGCTCGTGGTTTCGGAAGAGACGATCAAAAGCCACGTATACAGCATCTACCGCAAGCTCGGCATCCATTCGCAGCAGGAGCTGCTCGATCTGGTCGAAGTGCGCGCGGGTACGGTTCGGGAAGATCCCGTGAAGCCGGTGTTCGAATCCGAGGTGCCGTAA
- the hpf gene encoding ribosome hibernation-promoting factor, HPF/YfiA family, with protein MSITVTGRKMPVTEALRQYAEEKIGNSMKVMDIDPLVAEVVLFVEKNPANPRPAVCEVTLRTKGHIIRVEESEEDMYAAIDVAAAKVVRQLRKYKTRVVDRKVRAGAEKAAPDAIPATGASLDELMEELADDEVVRVKEIEFEPLTEEEALVKIDLLGHDFFAYTDRDSNLVNVLYRRDDGGYGLLKQTEE; from the coding sequence ATGAGCATTACCGTCACCGGACGCAAAATGCCTGTAACCGAAGCACTGCGCCAGTATGCCGAAGAAAAAATCGGGAACTCCATGAAAGTCATGGACATCGATCCCCTCGTTGCCGAAGTAGTGCTGTTCGTCGAGAAGAACCCGGCGAATCCGCGTCCTGCCGTATGCGAAGTCACCCTGCGCACCAAAGGCCACATCATCCGCGTCGAAGAAAGCGAAGAGGACATGTACGCGGCCATCGACGTCGCCGCTGCTAAGGTAGTTCGCCAACTGCGTAAATACAAGACCCGCGTCGTCGACCGCAAAGTCCGCGCCGGAGCGGAGAAAGCAGCACCCGACGCCATTCCCGCAACAGGCGCGAGCCTCGATGAGCTCATGGAAGAGCTTGCCGACGACGAGGTCGTGCGCGTGAAGGAAATCGAGTTCGAGCCGCTGACCGAAGAAGAGGCGCTCGTGAAGATCGATCTTCTGGGCCACGATTTCTTCGCCTATACCGATCGCGACTCCAATCTCGTAAACGTGTTGTACCGTCGCGACGACGGCGGTTATGGTCTCTTGAAGCAGACCGAAGAGTAA
- the nhaA gene encoding Na+/H+ antiporter NhaA, producing MTKQEAGKDSLFIQEVAGHQTLYKKVIQIFHSSTKAAAFMLIAAIISLIVANTAFYDQFYAFWHTEVGFFFGEAKAEMSLAHIINDIFMAVFFLLVGLEIKYEMTVGELTNIRQALLPIVAAFGGVFFPIVIYLIFNATNPETAHGWGVPTATDIAFALGIMALLGNRVPNGIRVFLSTLAVADDIIAILVIAIFYGQSPSAFWLIAAAVVFVALIVMNRRHIYSLTPYILMGIVLWYCVFMSGVHSTIAGVLLAFAIPSGSRVNLKSFASWSGKRVKEASELYEPNDPVIGQKDYITAVAKLSLVAKQVVPPATRLENTLYPWVYFAILPLFALTNADVSFVDGSLGNIFADPALYGVFFGLLLGKPIGIMLFSFIIVKTKLASLPDHSNWGHMLGAGILGGVGFTMAIFVANLAFDDPAIVTTAKLAILSASLIAGVVGFLVLFVQANAARKKGVAYIAASKDNMPQQASDKEYVEASRRMLDEIESPLLKEEIEAAQREGDGFAEIVVDLGADEQRSDKTAAEGKPDPDRDGDSR from the coding sequence ATGACGAAACAAGAAGCCGGAAAAGACTCGCTCTTCATCCAGGAAGTGGCGGGCCATCAGACGCTGTACAAAAAGGTAATCCAGATATTCCATTCGTCCACGAAAGCGGCTGCGTTCATGCTCATCGCCGCTATCATCTCTCTCATCGTGGCGAATACGGCGTTCTACGACCAGTTCTACGCGTTCTGGCACACCGAAGTGGGCTTTTTCTTCGGCGAGGCGAAAGCCGAAATGTCGCTTGCGCACATCATCAACGATATCTTTATGGCGGTGTTCTTCCTGCTCGTCGGGCTCGAGATCAAATACGAGATGACGGTCGGCGAACTTACGAACATCCGCCAGGCGCTTCTGCCCATCGTGGCGGCGTTCGGCGGCGTGTTCTTCCCGATCGTCATCTACCTTATCTTCAACGCGACGAACCCCGAGACGGCGCATGGCTGGGGCGTGCCGACGGCAACCGACATCGCGTTCGCGCTCGGCATCATGGCGCTGCTCGGCAACCGCGTACCCAACGGCATCCGCGTGTTCTTGAGCACGCTCGCCGTGGCCGATGACATCATCGCCATCCTCGTGATCGCCATCTTCTACGGGCAGAGCCCCTCGGCCTTCTGGCTCATTGCCGCTGCTGTGGTGTTCGTGGCGCTCATCGTCATGAACCGCAGGCACATCTATTCGCTCACTCCCTACATTCTCATGGGAATCGTACTGTGGTACTGCGTGTTCATGTCGGGCGTGCATTCGACTATCGCGGGCGTGCTGCTCGCCTTCGCGATTCCCTCGGGTTCGCGCGTGAATCTTAAGAGCTTCGCTTCGTGGTCGGGCAAGCGCGTCAAAGAGGCGAGCGAGCTCTACGAGCCGAATGATCCGGTCATCGGTCAGAAGGACTACATCACCGCTGTGGCGAAGCTGAGCTTGGTTGCCAAGCAGGTGGTTCCGCCTGCGACACGACTTGAAAACACGCTGTATCCCTGGGTATACTTCGCCATTCTGCCGCTGTTTGCGCTCACGAATGCCGACGTGTCGTTTGTAGACGGAAGCCTTGGCAACATATTTGCCGATCCTGCGCTCTACGGCGTGTTCTTCGGTCTCTTGCTTGGCAAGCCGATCGGCATTATGCTGTTCAGCTTCATTATCGTGAAGACAAAACTTGCATCGTTGCCCGACCATTCTAACTGGGGTCATATGCTCGGCGCGGGCATTTTAGGCGGCGTTGGCTTCACCATGGCGATCTTCGTTGCGAATCTCGCGTTCGACGATCCTGCCATCGTGACCACGGCGAAGCTCGCCATTCTGTCCGCTTCGCTGATTGCGGGCGTCGTGGGCTTTTTGGTTCTGTTCGTGCAGGCTAACGCAGCCCGGAAGAAGGGCGTGGCCTACATCGCCGCGTCGAAGGACAATATGCCCCAGCAGGCTTCCGATAAAGAGTACGTCGAAGCGAGCCGCCGCATGCTCGATGAGATCGAAAGCCCGCTGCTCAAAGAGGAGATCGAAGCAGCGCAGCGCGAGGGCGACGGTTTTGCTGAAATCGTCGTTGACCTCGGGGCCGACGAGCAGCGAAGCGACAAGACGGCAGCCGAGGGGAAGCCGGATCCCGATAGGGACGGCGATTCGCGGTAA
- the glmU gene encoding bifunctional UDP-N-acetylglucosamine diphosphorylase/glucosamine-1-phosphate N-acetyltransferase GlmU, which yields MESRAIVLAAGAGTRMKSEKPKVAHELLGKPLVNWVIDAARQAGIGEVVSVVGHLREQVIPLVEEDTRVVVQPERRGTADAVAVCREALAGFDGSLVVLSGDSPLITPDTIRALIEVRERSCAAVVVLTMELDDPTGYGRIVRGEDGGVERIVEQKDCSTEQAALTECNSGFYCFDAKALFSALEQVTSDNAQNEFYLTDVLEICRSDGRVVSALITEDPSECLGINSRIQLADATKQMQRRINEHHMAEGVTMTDPELVWIGPDAVLGRDVELLPMTFLYGRTIVANNTVIGPNSRLTDTVVGEGCSIDETVAIEARIDANVTCGPRAYLRPGAHMCEGSKAGTHVEIKKSTIGKGSKVPHLSYIGDTEMGEGVNIGAGSITCNYDGTNKFTTIIEDDVFVGSDTMLVAPVTVGAGAVIGAGSVITHDVSPDALALERSKQVEIADWKQRRHNASK from the coding sequence ATGGAAAGTCGTGCTATCGTCCTTGCCGCCGGAGCCGGCACCCGCATGAAGTCCGAAAAGCCCAAAGTAGCCCACGAGCTGTTGGGCAAGCCGCTCGTCAACTGGGTTATCGATGCGGCACGGCAGGCGGGCATCGGTGAGGTCGTAAGCGTGGTCGGTCATCTGCGCGAGCAGGTGATTCCCCTTGTCGAGGAGGATACGCGCGTAGTCGTCCAGCCCGAACGCAGGGGAACGGCCGACGCGGTAGCCGTATGCCGCGAGGCGCTTGCCGGTTTCGACGGCTCGCTTGTCGTGCTGTCGGGAGATAGCCCGCTCATCACCCCCGACACCATCCGCGCGCTCATTGAGGTACGCGAGAGGTCCTGTGCGGCGGTCGTCGTGCTGACGATGGAGCTCGATGATCCGACTGGCTACGGCCGCATCGTGCGTGGCGAAGACGGCGGCGTCGAGCGCATCGTCGAGCAGAAGGACTGCTCGACGGAGCAAGCCGCTCTCACCGAATGCAACTCGGGGTTCTACTGCTTCGACGCCAAGGCGCTGTTCTCGGCGCTCGAACAGGTTACATCAGACAATGCGCAAAACGAGTTCTACTTGACCGACGTGCTCGAAATATGCCGCTCTGACGGCAGGGTGGTTTCGGCGCTTATCACCGAAGATCCCTCCGAGTGCCTTGGCATCAACTCGCGCATCCAGCTCGCCGATGCGACTAAGCAGATGCAGCGGCGCATCAACGAGCATCATATGGCCGAAGGCGTGACGATGACCGATCCCGAGCTTGTGTGGATCGGGCCCGATGCCGTGCTCGGGCGCGATGTCGAGCTTTTGCCGATGACGTTTCTCTACGGTCGAACCATCGTTGCCAACAACACGGTAATCGGCCCGAACTCGCGCTTGACCGATACGGTTGTGGGCGAGGGATGTTCGATCGACGAGACTGTGGCCATAGAGGCGCGCATCGATGCGAACGTCACCTGCGGCCCCCGAGCGTATCTGCGCCCCGGCGCGCATATGTGCGAAGGCTCGAAAGCGGGTACGCACGTGGAGATCAAGAAATCGACGATCGGCAAAGGCTCGAAGGTGCCGCACTTGAGCTATATCGGCGATACGGAGATGGGTGAGGGCGTGAATATCGGTGCCGGGTCGATCACCTGCAACTACGACGGCACGAACAAGTTCACGACTATCATCGAAGACGATGTTTTCGTCGGCTCCGATACGATGCTCGTCGCACCGGTAACCGTCGGCGCGGGCGCGGTCATCGGTGCGGGGTCGGTTATCACCCACGACGTCTCGCCCGACGCGCTCGCGCTCGAGCGTTCCAAGCAGGTCGAGATAGCCGATTGGAAGCAGCGGCGGCACAACGCCTCGAAGTGA